TTGGCCATTTGAATACTTTTCTGTTCAATATCCTAGTTATTGTTCAACTTGTTTCGGAAGGGTTTAAGAAAATTGGAGGAGTTGGCTCTCTGAATACTATTCTGTTCAATGTCTTGGTTGTATGGtggttcatcttctagttctgATATGATTAACTGACAAGCAACAATATTGTTCAAGCATAGCCCAAGAAGAAATCAGCATTGACAATACCTTGAAATCACCATGTAATTTGGTTAAAAGGTGTTGTATGTCCATATGGTCAATGTAGTATGTATTTGGGCCATTTCAAAGAGGTGGTAAATAAGCTCAGCAGAAAATTTGTTCTTCCTGATTGTTTATGGAGTACTATCTAAATCTGCCTTGGGAGTGAAAAATCTCAATAGGGACTCTCTGTAGCCGTGCTGTGCTGCCTGTGCTTGTTTTTCTAAGATATGTATTAATTGGATCATGATAAAAGTAGCTCTTGCCAGGCTCTTATCTCAAAGAGCAACCTGGCTTCTGGACTCGTctgatcttcttcagtaaagtgcTGTACGGTAAATTTAGCTAGGTACTGCCATTACATCTTATCATGGTTGCAACTCTTGTTCAGTATGGTGAAAACTAGCCTTTGTAAATTCATATTGATGCAGAAGTTTGTTTTATGTTATGTATTTTACAAACCACATCATATGAATCTATTGTGCTCTGCAAAGTCACTTTTGTTCTGCGATTTTGGAACTTCGAAAACCTTTTCCTTCTTTTCCATCCAGAGACCTTAATTTGCAGTTGGATATTATATCTGATGAAGTTGTTAGTTTACCAAAAGATTTTTCATTCTTTAATACAGTGGCATTCTTTGGTATACTCAAATGTGACAAGTTGGCTGCTGATATTGTTCATACAATACTGAACTTTATGGTCGGTCTCTCAAACAACTCATTTATAACATTACCCTTCTTTCTGCAGGGCTGCAGGGATTATGTTGAGAGTGTAAAATGTGGAAGTGGTGAATGGCAGCACTCCACAAGTTCTTGGTCATTTGAAATCAGTCAAGTGCAGCACACAAAATTTTACATGTCACAACATTTATTTCCACATCCTTCGGAGCAGCCATGATGTCCTGTAGAAACTTTGAACTTTCCTAGTGTGCCTGTCTTTGTATCTGCCACACCCTGTATTGGGGTTCCTCACATTTGAAATACTAGTCAACACCACAGGTTGCCTTCTggaaattcttaatcaatgctaTGTACATGATTACTTTGAGATGTAAgtatatatttttgtacatgcttttatcacaaaaaattgtTTATCTGATATCTTCGGGTCTCTCACCACGAAAATGGCCAAACAAGATAGTAGCTGTTCAGGTAGGGCTCATGTGGTCATTGCGATGTTTCATGTAGACTGGAAAGTGCAATGTGGTAGTAACAATAGGCACCTGGGTTTCTAGTCTGTCAGAATGTATATAGAATATATGGCTGGATGCTGTGTAAAAGGTCCCATGTTAGCTGAGGAAGAAGACAATCTTGATGAATATGGGATGCTTTtgaagatattttatttcttaaatttGGAGGAAGCAAAGACTTTACCATGCAGGCTTGTAAAGGAGCTCTGGATGCTTATGAAGCATGAGTTAGGATGGTACTTTCCTGTCGAATTTCCTTGATTAATGAAGATGAATTTATGATCAACTAGAAGTAGGATTATGACTTCATACCACTTCCTCCTGTcgatctattttttctctctcttatttttattgACTCTTATTGTGTTATACAAGACAAGGAAGCTACAGCATGCCTCATGTCCGCTTTGGCTAATATAAATTTAGAAAATGCTCAGCCATCTTTTCTCATGCTCCACCTCCCAGTCTTCAAATACACATGTTGTCTCTCTTGTGCCTCAAATTGGCCAATATTATTACTTCCATCTTTTTTATATGATTTCACCATTACATGAGAATGATCTCATCATCCAACAGCGCGATGTTGCTTACCAAATGAAGAAGCCAAGTATAAATGTGGTGACATCAATTCCCCAATTTTATTATTATGAGTGCAGATGTTATCGAAATGGACGAAAATGGTACAAGACCAGCCTGGCATCAGAACCACCACCCAACTAATTTTTGTTGTCGATGTCAATAAGGTGGTTGGAAGCCCTCCTCATGGCCGTCCTCATAGCGTTGCACCCAAAGAAGACAAAGGAAAAAAAGCTACTCCGTGAGCACCCATGTCTCCACTTGAGAGCACGTGTTCTTCTCGTCCTTGTTGCAAGAAGAAAGGCCAAAGTTTGCAACAATTGGAATTAAAATGAACGCATGGTTGTTGGTGTGTCTAATTTATAATAGAAGTATGAAGACAAGCATTAAAATGTTACAAATCAAATCAACTAAATTGCTAACATGCTTGGTATGTCTAATTTATGATGGAGGATATTACATTAATGAAGACGGGCAATATGCGGTTAGAAATCAAATTatcaactaaatttctaattttagCAAACCAAAAaggggaggagaaaaagaagagaaaacttTTATTATCATACAAATTTTTTATTGCCATTGATATACATAGCTACATATAAACAAGATGACTTCCTCTCTATAGTATTTACCTCCAGAACAAAGAGATTAcaaagtttctttttttttttttgaatctgtaGTGGCTCATGCTCCTTCTAACCTCTGGATTCAGCTCCTATGGTCTATAAAGAGTGGAAAGCTACAAACCATAGTGGAATTCTTAGAGGATGATATCTTATCTTCACTGAAGTGATTTCCTCTTGGAAGAACCAGTCTTCTGAATCAAGAACAGCTTCTTCAATACCTTCAGCATCAAAAGCCAGCTTGGCCTTCTATGGTGAATGATGCTGCTACTCGTTGATGCGCCGAAGGCCTGAATGCAGGGTAGATCCACCATGCCATGCCTTCTCGAATCCGTTGACGATGAGTTCGAGCTCGCCTCCCCGTTCGCCGCATCCATCTTTCGATCGCAAGACATCCGGCGTAGTTCTTCATTGAAATCCTCCCACAGCATGTCCATCCTCTCTTCATCATTGAGAAACTGGTCCTTGTCATCCAGACTGAGTGCCGACGAGGCCAACTCAAGTGCGTCGGCCATCTTTGCAGCTTCTTCAGGTGAAGAGAAGCTTCTCCGGTGATGATGGTCGGTCTCTTGGTCGGCGATGGAGGAGACGAACCACAGAGGGAAGGGGAGCTGGCAGAGGGGCTCCTGTTCTACTGGAATGGTAGGGAAGCTGAACTCATCCATGTTGCTCATCACCTTCTAAGCCTGTGTTCTCCTAAGGAATTGAACTGTATCTCTATTGGGGTGTATCACTAGCTCCAACTAAAGGGTGGAAAGAAGTGGGCGTCAAAGAGTCTATTTGTTGTCCATGTGATCCTTTTCACAAGGTTGAGACATCTCATCCACCGCCGGAGTCGCTCTCTGTTCTCTTCCTGGGTGCGTTTGGTTTTGGCGGGACCCGCTGGCGAGGGAGGGACCGTTGGCCAGTGAATCCACCCAACACAAAGGGGGAGCGGCTGGTAGTGGAGGAAAAAGGTGCTTAAATGGTTTGGTCTTTAATTTAATGATGTCCAAAACCTTATTAGTGCTTATCCAATCGAAAGCAGAGGGCAGGGAGTACTGTGAACTTTAATGCCACTGTAGCTTTGCTTTAAATGTTTGGTGGAATTACAATTAATCATGCACACTTTAATGGCCCATAACTCATGTGCTTTTCATCAAACCGCTGAGACTTGAGACTTGATGCACGAACATGGTGTTTGGTCTCACGGAAGCAATGTTGGCAGTGTATTAAACACATATTTGTGCTCCATCTTAGGCAGCAATCAGAAGTTAATTATATACTTATATTTAAACAATTACTAGAAAAGAATAAAGTGACTAACAGAGGATTGGCAGCTGAGGTTTTGCGGGGGAGGAATAGGATCCATACATTTGATTCAAGAATAAGAAAAGTGGAACAGCAAGGTTATCAGTGTATTAAACACATATTTATGCTCCACCTTAGGCAGCAATCAGAAGTTAATTTTATTACAAGAATGACTAGAAAAGAATTAAGTGGCTAACAGAGGATTGGGCAGCTAAGGTTTGGTGGGGAGGAATAGGATCCATACATTTGATTCAAGAATAAGAAAAATGGAACAGCAAGTTTAGCAGTGTATTAAACACATATTTGCGCTCCACCTTAGGCAGCAATCAGAAGTTAATTATAATTAAAGAATGACTAGAAAAGAATAAAGTGGCTAGCAGAGGATTGGGCAGCTAAGGTTTGGTGGGGAGGAATAGGATCCATGCATTTGATTCAAGGATAAGAAAAATGGAATAGGTATGATTGCAACTATAGGAGTAGTTCCTTCACAAATTAATCTTGTTTTGTTTGGCTATTCTTTATAAAATAACTCTAGGTCAAGAAAACTTTTAGAAAACTTTTGTCAATAAAAAAACTTTATGATTAAAATAGTTTATAAtagttttcattttaaaataactTATATCTAGCTAATTTGGTAGGAACAATATGTTCCTTGCTTATATCTAATTTTAGAAGGTGTTTGACAAATATAGAACTTTTTTCCAAGCTTTAAGCATAGTTTATTCTTGAACTAAATACTATATCTCTAGAGCTACTACTAACTTCCAAGACCAAGTTGTGCCGGGTGATGTTTGGGCAACTATCTCCCCTCCATACAATAGATTTCATTTTTAAGATGGCTTTATGCAATGCAATCTTATTTGTTGATATATATTATGAAGGAATAATAGCTCTGCATCGGATAGGTTAAGGATTTATATGGTGTTAATATACTCTTGGTCTCATCCATCTAAAtgtttggatttttagataggattttagcatagtatcaaggCCTACAATCCTTCTTTGCTTATCAAAACCTCAATGCTCTCACTTAGTCCTTCGTTTTAGGTTCCATCCCTCAGGCTCTATACGTAAGATTGGGTATGTGCTTATATACTTTTGAGTCCATCCATCTAAGTGCATGGATTCTTCAATAGAATCCTAACACGCATCTCCCCATTTTCCTATTTTTTATGAGAAAGCTACATAAGTGTAACTAATccataaagaaaatattttttgacctTTTATCTCTCTATACGAAATGGGAACTTAATTTGAAACAGACATCCATACAATCAATTATGCATTTATATGTGTGTGATACtactaatattatatattataaaagtATATTTATCaggttatataattaataaattattttagttAAAATTGGAGAATTTTAGCCATTCATACTTTATGTTGTATGCACGGTAAAAGTTTGGTTTCACCGAGTGGCTGAAGTAGGAAGTGGCTGCTTCAGGAGAAGGGAGTCATGAGAGGTTACTTCTGCTGTAGTGAGAGGTATTTAGTTTATTTGGAAAGCGGATTATGGAAAGTAGTGGTTTTGAAACTTTTGGTATTTGGTTGTTAGAAAGTGGCTGAAATATGAACTGGCTTTCAATCAATTCAATTGTTTGCTTATGTTTGAATTCTTGGGATCCAATCACCCCTAAAGTGAATGGTAAAGTTATCCCCTAGCTTGTGATTTATTATAATGGTTAATCCTTATCATGTGTAATAGTATTAGAAGAAAACCATGAGATCTAATCCACATATAACAttagttttatatatataataccaAATACCAAACATCCATCTTCTATCCCTATTATTGATTTTTCATTATATTTAATCAATATCCCATGATAATAAATGTTGTGATGTAGAATCCTTACTGATAAATACAACAGTATACTATtgcatgaaaaagaaaaatccaAATTTTCTAGTGTTTTTAGCTATCACCTCTAAGGGATTTTAGACAGCCAGACAGTATAAACCAGGCACCAAGCATGACGTAACCAAACTGACCCTCCACATTTGGTGTTAGTTGTATATAACTAGAATGAGTTTTCTTTAAAGCAGTCATGAAACCTTGTAGGTGTAAAGCAATCGAGGTTCCATCGAAATTTTCTTGGTCGATGCACTATCTTTGCCTATTTCTTCTACAAATATATGAAACCAAGAAGACAAGGGGGGGAAATCTATTAACCTATATCGGAATTGAGCTGCACATGAGCTTATGATCTATTGTACATTAAATTCCTTTGGCCAATGTAATTAGTGGCGAACCACTTCTGTCTTACTGTCTCATTTTCTTGCCTCTCCTGGTCCTCAATTCCTTTTTGAAAACAAGTCATTGGTGATCATAAAAGTACAAGGCCTAGAAAGTCTATCTGACAAGAATGCAAGGTAAATCTCGCCATAATTCAAGGAGTATACATTGTTCTAAGCTAAAATGATTAACAGCTGTTCCATCTAATCAGATTGGAATTTATAGTTCTGAAGTATCTCTCAGATTACATTCCAATCGGACTCGGGAAGAAAGTGACAACTTGGACCAGATACATTTGATCCTGGTGGATTTTATCCTGAACAACAATATGATATTTTAGTTGGATAGAGACATGCAATTGGATTAGTGGCTAAACAATGCTTTGGTGGAGTTTAATACTGAAGAGAAGCAGGTTCCTCTCTTCTCCAATCCTGAATGAAATGTCACTATAGATGCTTTCATTTCAGTTTGTTTTGAAGTAATATTAATTGTCAGTTGGAGTAGTGCTGGCAGATATTTAATGGTAACCAAAAAGCACACCAAAAAGAACCAAATCCAACCCCAAAATGTGAATCTATATGCCAGGTCTAACACAAACTATTAACTTGAtgtaatttgaaatttcaaacagatCTTCACATTTTCATCCAAATCCATTAGCAAAACCAGTGTAGCTTAAGTCTCCCAACTAACCAAAATTGAAGTAAATTATAAGCAAGGCATAGATTCTTGAGGCCACAAGGATCCAGAGGCAGGTAGGTAAACTAATTTTGAATGTCGTCCTAGGTATGCTTCTTCTGAGGCTTGCTTAAGAAAGAATTGTGATGTTTGTTCTTTTTGCAAGGTGATCATTTAGTTGTGGTTATCTTGTCCATTCACTGTATGAGAAGCATTTTTGTCTTAACAATACTGTTCTTTCGGGAAAAGCTCCTAATTGATGATGTGATACTTTTCTAGTTTGGAAAATTCCACTGGAATATCCGTGCATTTTTCTGCAACCTACTTCTGTTTTGGTAGGTTCCACTGCTAGCAGCATGAGAATCATATGAATAGCATATATACCATTACATTTATATTAATCCGACCAAAGAATGGTGTATTACTTTATTAGTGTCGGATCTGAAGCACATCATTCTCTGACCATTTggaagatcaaattcttaccaaCAAAAACTAGAAGGTCCAATCCCTGACTTTTTTGTTAAAAAAGAGGAGACCAAGATCTACACAAAGCATTCAGAAATAAATGTCCTCCGTATTAAAGATGCAAGACATAGAAAACTCATGTATCCAAGCCTTAATATTAGATGTGTTACGGCCAATCTCCGAATGCGTTTGATTCTGATGAAGAGCaatctacaaaaaaaatccaTTGATTGGATTTTTATGTAGTCGGGATCCTCCGATGTCTAAGTCAGTGGGAGTGgtgaatagaattttttttatagaatttagtagagttttagcCTAGTAAAAGTTCCTCCCCATTGCTGTTCTCTTACCTTCCTTTTATAGACAATTTAGATGTAACCGTCGAACACGTAGAGTCCCACTTTTTATGGTACGAAGGGATAGTTAACTCTTACTATCAGACCATAATTATCGAGTTAGCGGGCAGTTTATACCCATAATGATCATGGCATATAGTTATTACCCACAATTGTAGTATCGTGATCGTTGACTCTGATATACCGATTGACAGTCGGTGATTTTGATATACCTACTATATGTCGGTGTttctgatataccgactgaccatcAACTGTTCAGTCAATCGAATCATTGATGGTTGCCATCTAAGGTACATTTGGAGTTATTGATAAGCAATCAGTATATGGATGGATAGTCAGCCATCCATGTTCAACAACATAAAATGTCGAGTGACGAACCCTATAGAGGTCATAGTCGAATCGATAATTCCTTTAGTTGTTCTATTTTGACGGTCCATCATCAGTTGCCGATACATAGTCGGGGTGGTCCGACCCTGAATTGGGGGGAGCAGATTgattgtcccaacagttgccccccatttTCAAATCCGAGGTGGCTTGACGCGTCAGATGATGAGGGTCAGCATATCTTCAGCCATCTCGATTCTGTGGTTGTTTCGGCTGCAGGTATTAATGATTCTCTCAAAAACTAAAAATCTTCGGTCGTTTTGTCGTTTTGTCGTTTCGATGATCATGCAATATTATTGAGATATCGAATCGAAAAGACGGTTATTTAATATTGCAGTCGGTCGGACGGTGAAATGATTTGATTTTGACCAGTCGGGTGCCACCACGTATCCGAGGATTGTTGACTCCCGACTATTCACACGGATCATGCTGACGTATCTTGATCAAATGGTAGATGCATCAAAAGGTCCAAATGATGTTCAGCCCTGGCATGGCCACGTGTCAGGATCTAGGAAGATCTTGATTTGAATGaactcatctcgaccgtcggtgaGCTCTATGTAAAGGTTGTCTTCCTCCTCCATTTAGATTTTCTGTTGCAATTCTGGGAGTTTTTCCATGGGTGTCGACTGTCGAGAGCTCCAGAGAATCATCTTCTTCTTCGCCGTCTTCGTGGTCTCCAGGGATTCCTTTAGCTTTCAAATTGGCCTTTTCTTCTTCCCTTCGTTTCTTTATCTACTTTCTCTACTTTGTTTTATTGATTTGTTTCCACCATTATTAATGGCTAGTAGCAGTAGGAAGGGTAAGGGTAAGGCTAGGGAAGATGAGAGTAGACCTAATCCAGAACCTTCTTGGGATAGTCGATCGATTAGTCCGATTGACGACCCCTTTCTGGGTCCGTCCATGGAGGTTTCTTTCATAATCAAACGTGAAGTCCTTCAGCTTTGGGAATGATATCGTATTCCGAAGAAGTTTCGACTTTAGACATCCAGTTCGGATGGTCGAGTGATTTCTCCTCCTACAGACCAAATAGCAATTTATGTAGAGTATCTTCGGGCTGGGCTTTGTTTTTTGATTTCAGACTTCATTCGGAATATATTTGATTATTATAGGATCTGTCCTGCCTAGCTTGCTTCGAATTCCATTTGGTTAATTGTCAGTTTTGCTCTATTGTATCATATGATCCCAACCGATCCTAGAATATctcttttttgaactttttttgtTCTTCATCCACACCCTAAAGCCGAGTGTTGGTGGTTCTTCGATCCAAAAAAAGGTCTATCTTTTATTATCGGACTtccttcttccatccatggatagAAGAACtagttcttttttctttctttttcttcagccTGGGGCTTTCCTTTTACTTGGGATAATCCGAGGGTGAACTCGAATGAGAATAGCAAAGTCGATGCCGGCGATCGAGAAAACTTCCTGTGTTTGAAAGACATGAAAGTCCCAGCACAACGGGATCTGCTGATGGAGCAGAGCCTATATGACGTCGGACTTAGTTCGGCGCTTGCCGTAGGTATAGCATAGTGCATGTTTgctcttttatttttcattctgCCTCAAATTTGTAGCTAAGTCAGTGTTGTTTTCTATCTATAGGTATGCGACCATCGACGGATAAGATCTGATGGAATGCCATCAGAAAGAG
Above is a genomic segment from Elaeis guineensis isolate ETL-2024a chromosome 1, EG11, whole genome shotgun sequence containing:
- the LOC105038472 gene encoding uncharacterized protein, whose translation is MSNMDEFSFPTIPVEQEPLCQLPFPLWFVSSIADQETDHHHRRSFSSPEEAAKMADALELASSALSLDDKDQFLNDEERMDMLWEDFNEELRRMSCDRKMDAANGEASSNSSSTDSRRHGMVDLPCIQAFGASTSSSIIHHRRPSWLLMLKVLKKLFLIQKTGSSKRKSLQ